TGCAGGAGCGCGCACGACGCGTAAACGGTACTCCTCGCGCGTGATCTCGCCAGCGACGTAGGCGGCGGTAGCATCTTCGAGGACAGGATCGTAGGTGTAACCCTGCCGGATGTTGGCAGCTCGCGCCTGATCGGTGGCTTTCT
The Rhizobium sp. NLR16a genome window above contains:
- a CDS encoding antitoxin VbhA family protein — translated: MNVHSRRPDRSPEAVARRKKATDQARAANIRQGYTYDPVLEDATAAYVAGEITREEYRLRVVRAPAQ